In the genome of Deltaproteobacteria bacterium, one region contains:
- a CDS encoding ferredoxin family protein produces MPWIVGYPRDKVSWYPIIDPQKCLKDKCAICMNCGQKVFEWTKDGPKVVNPNSCVVGCTTCGNLCRGTAISFPDKKELRLLYAKEKIWDKVHEQLEKDGKLKIVNHEQAAVPSQT; encoded by the coding sequence ATGCCGTGGATCGTAGGTTATCCGAGGGATAAGGTTAGTTGGTATCCAATAATTGACCCGCAAAAATGCTTAAAAGACAAATGTGCCATCTGCATGAATTGCGGGCAGAAGGTGTTTGAGTGGACCAAAGACGGTCCCAAAGTAGTGAACCCGAACAGTTGTGTCGTGGGATGTACGACATGCGGCAATCTGTGCCGCGGAACAGCTATCAGCTTTCCTGATAAAAAGGAATTAAGACTGCTCTATGCGAAAGAGAAGATATGGGATAAGGTACATGAGCAGCTTGAAAAAGATGGAAAGCTGAAAATTGTAAACCATGAACAGGCGGCTGTACCCTCTCAAACTTAA